Below is a genomic region from Rouxiella chamberiensis.
GGTCAGCGCGATCGTTAACTGGCACTACAAGCGCGCAACGCTGGCGCTGTTGCGGGCGCGAGGAATGAGCGAGGAGGTTATCAATGAATACACTCGTTAAACGCTGTCTGGCGGCGGCGGTTTTGCTCCTTGCCGCCACGTTGCCGGATTATCGGCAGCTTCACACCTCCGAGGCGGGGTTGCGCCTTATCACCGATTTCGAGGGCTGTCGGCTTTCGCCCTACAAGTGTCAGGCAGGAACGTGGACAAACGGCATTGGGCATACCGTCGGTGTAACTGGCCGCAGCCATGTCACGGAACGGCAGGCGGCGACGAACCTTGTCGATGATGTAAAAAGGTTGAAAGCCAGCTGGCTGTCTGCGCACCGGTGGCAATGCCGCAGCCGGTTTACGATGCGCTGGTGAGTTTCTCATTTAACGTGGGAACCGGCGCGGCCTGCCGCTCAACGTTGGTGTCGTACCTCAATCGGCATCAGTGGTGGCAGGCGTGCGATCAGCTTACCCGCTGGGTATTCGTGAATGGCAAGGTGTCGGCTGGTCTGGAAAGACGCCGCCAGGCTGAGCGCAAGCTTTGCCTGAGCGGGGTGTAACATGCGCATCGCCATCGGTCTTTTGGTTGTCGCGCTTCTGGCTTTGCTCGCTGCCGCCGGTTACGCCCATCACCTGAGTATTCAACTGGAAAGTGCGAACAGGATAGTCGGCACCTTGTCTGCCGGTATCGAAAGCCGCGATGCCGCGATCGCTCGCCTGCAAGATGAATCTGCCGAGCGTGAAAAAAGCGAGCTGGCCCTGCGCATGTTGCTCGGGGATGCCAACTCGGCGGCGCGCAATCGTGAAGCAAAAATTCAGAGGTTAATCGCTGAAAATGAAACGCTCAAAACTTGGTTCAATGCTGCTTTGCCTGATGCTGTTATCCGGCTGCAAGAGCGCCCCGCCTTTGCCAGTGCCAACGATTATTTACGTTGGCTGTCCGAGGGTAACGAGCTGCCCATTTCCGGCAAGTGATCCCAAAACCAACGGCGACCTAAGCGCCGATATTCGTCAGCTTGAAGGCGCGCTGGCGGCGTGCGGCTTGCAGGTCGAAGCCGTCAAGCAGTGTCAGGAGAAGCAAGATGCTAAAACCCAAGCAGCTACGCG
It encodes:
- the lysB gene encoding Rz-like lysis system protein LysB (The gene for this Rz-like phage lysis system protein may overlap extensively with the gene for the other spanin subunit, the Rz1-like protein in the outer membrane.) is translated as MRIAIGLLVVALLALLAAAGYAHHLSIQLESANRIVGTLSAGIESRDAAIARLQDESAEREKSELALRMLLGDANSAARNREAKIQRLIAENETLKTWFNAALPDAVIRLQERPAFASANDYLRWLSEGNELPISGK
- the lysC gene encoding Rz1-like lysis system protein LysC (LysC is an Rz1-like component of a phage lytic system, substantially overlapping although not fully embedded in the gene for the Rz-like LysB component.) produces the protein MLLCLMLLSGCKSAPPLPVPTIIYVGCPRVTSCPFPASDPKTNGDLSADIRQLEGALAACGLQVEAVKQCQEKQDAKTQAATRSAHPGIALSATQPR